In Candidatus Bathyarchaeota archaeon, the sequence ACTGATAAAAGTTTCTACATACGCGAGTTGTCAAGAGAGTTAAAGATTCCATACAGTGTACTCTATAAAGAGGAGAAAAACCTCGTATCTTTGGGTATACTGAACGAAGAGAGAAGGGGCAAAGTTACACTTATCACTGTCAATAAGAGATTATCATACTTTGCCGATTTGAGGGATCTTATAATAAAGACTGCTGGGCTAGGTGACTTAATAAAAGAGCCGCTCTCAAAACTGAAGGAAATACGGTATGCAGTTATCTATGGCTCCTTCGCAAGTGGGGAAGAATCAGAGTCAAGCGACGTTGACCTATTAATAGTAGGTAATGCAGATGAAGAGAAAGTTCTAAACGCAATAAGTATGGTTGAAAAGAGAATAGGAAGAGAAATTAATTATATATTGTGG encodes:
- a CDS encoding nucleotidyltransferase domain-containing protein, which encodes MTSKIDSMTSKIDKLFGSKTRVALLYKLMVNTDKSFYIRELSRELKIPYSVLYKEEKNLVSLGILNEERRGKVTLITVNKRLSYFADLRDLIIKTAGLGDLIKEPLSKLKEIRYAVIYGSFASGEESESSDVDLLIVGNADEEKVLNAISMVEKRIGREINYILWSEKEFIERVRSKHHLLKDIMNKPLIMLIGEEDEFRRTIKK